In one Streptomyces sp. T12 genomic region, the following are encoded:
- a CDS encoding carbohydrate kinase family protein, with amino-acid sequence MRIAVTGSIATDHLMTFPGRFADQFVADQLHTVSLSFLVDNLDVRRGGVGANIAFGMGQLGTQPILVGAAGSDFDEYRAWLDRHGVDTGSVRISETLHTARFVCTTDADHNQIGSFYTGAMSEARLIELKTVADRVGGLDLVLIGADDPEAMLRHTEECRSRQIPFAADFSQQIARMNGDEIRILLDGATYLFSNEYEKGLIESKTGWTDEEILSKVGHRVTTLGSRGVRIEQVGQDPIEVGCPEEDRKADPTGVGDAFRAGFLSGLAWGVSLERAAQVGCMLATLVIETVGTQEYQLRRAHFMDRFTKAYGHDAAADVQAHLG; translated from the coding sequence GTGCGCATCGCAGTCACCGGCTCCATCGCCACCGACCACCTCATGACCTTCCCCGGCCGTTTCGCCGACCAGTTCGTCGCGGACCAGCTGCACACGGTCTCGCTCTCCTTCCTGGTCGACAACCTGGACGTACGCCGGGGCGGCGTAGGCGCGAACATCGCCTTCGGCATGGGACAACTGGGCACGCAGCCGATCCTGGTCGGCGCCGCGGGCTCCGACTTCGACGAGTACCGGGCCTGGCTGGACCGGCACGGCGTCGACACCGGCTCGGTCCGCATCTCCGAGACCCTGCACACCGCCCGCTTCGTCTGCACCACCGACGCCGACCACAACCAGATCGGCTCCTTCTACACCGGTGCGATGAGCGAGGCCCGCCTGATCGAGCTGAAGACCGTGGCGGACCGCGTCGGCGGCCTCGACCTGGTCCTCATCGGCGCCGACGACCCCGAGGCGATGCTCCGCCACACGGAGGAGTGCCGCTCCCGGCAGATCCCCTTCGCCGCCGACTTCTCCCAGCAGATCGCCCGCATGAACGGCGACGAGATCCGGATACTGCTGGACGGAGCGACGTACCTCTTCTCGAACGAGTACGAGAAGGGCCTCATCGAGTCCAAGACCGGCTGGACGGACGAGGAGATCCTGTCCAAGGTCGGCCACCGCGTCACGACCCTCGGCTCGCGCGGTGTGCGCATCGAGCAGGTCGGCCAGGACCCCATCGAGGTCGGCTGCCCGGAGGAGGACCGCAAGGCCGACCCCACGGGCGTCGGCGACGCCTTCCGCGCCGGGTTCCTCTCCGGCCTCGCCTGGGGCGTCTCGCTGGAGCGGGCCGCGCAGGTCGGCTGCATGCTGGCGACGCTCGTCATCGAGACCGTCGGCACGCAGGAGTACCAGCTGCGCCGGGCGCACTTCATGGACCGCTTCACCAAGGCGTACGGGCATGACGCCGCCGCCGACGTCCAGGCGCACCTGGGCTGA
- a CDS encoding iron-sulfur cluster assembly accessory protein, with the protein MSVSDETGTVTDGIILSDAAAAKVKALLDQEGRDDLALRVAVQPGGCSGLRYQLFFDERSLDGDVVKDFGGVKVVTDRMSAPYLGGASIDFVDTIEKQGFTIDNPNATGSCACGDSFS; encoded by the coding sequence ATGTCCGTATCGGACGAGACCGGCACCGTCACCGACGGCATCATCCTGTCCGACGCCGCCGCGGCGAAGGTCAAGGCCCTGCTCGACCAGGAAGGCCGTGACGACCTGGCCCTGCGCGTCGCCGTTCAGCCCGGCGGCTGCTCCGGCCTGCGTTACCAGCTCTTCTTCGACGAGCGCTCGCTCGACGGCGACGTCGTCAAGGACTTCGGTGGCGTCAAGGTCGTCACCGACCGCATGAGCGCCCCGTACCTGGGCGGCGCGTCCATCGACTTCGTCGACACCATCGAGAAGCAGGGCTTCACGATCGACAACCCGAACGCGACGGGCTCCTGCGCCTGCGGCGACTCCTTCAGCTGA
- the nadA gene encoding quinolinate synthase NadA yields MTTAQTTELDVQPSPLALLLLGREADPKSERGVECPGDLPSPSDPDLVERARAAKEKLGNKVFVLGHHYQRDEVIQFADVTGDSFKLARDAAARPEAEYIVFCGVHFMAESADILTSDDQKVVLPDLAAGCSMADMATAEQVAECWDVLTEAGIAEQVVPVSYMNSSADIKAFTGKHGGTICTSSNAKKALDWAFEQGEKVLFLPDQHLGRNTAVRDMGMSLEDCVVYNPHKPNGGLTADELRAAKMILWRGHCSVHGRFSPESVEDVRARIPGVNVLVHPECKHEVVAAADYVGSTEYIIKALEAAPAGSKWAIGTELNLVRRLANRFAPEGKEIVFLDKTVCFCSTMNRIDLPHLVWALESLAEGNLVNRIEVDKETEAFAKLALERMLALP; encoded by the coding sequence GTGACCACCGCCCAGACCACGGAGCTCGACGTACAGCCGAGTCCGCTCGCCCTGTTGCTGCTCGGCCGTGAGGCCGACCCGAAGAGCGAGCGGGGCGTCGAGTGCCCCGGCGACCTACCCTCGCCCTCCGACCCCGACCTGGTCGAGCGCGCCCGCGCGGCCAAGGAGAAGCTCGGGAACAAGGTCTTCGTGCTCGGCCACCACTACCAGCGCGACGAGGTCATCCAGTTCGCGGACGTGACCGGCGACTCCTTCAAGCTGGCCCGCGACGCGGCCGCGCGCCCGGAGGCCGAGTACATCGTGTTCTGCGGTGTGCACTTCATGGCGGAGTCGGCGGACATCCTGACGTCCGACGACCAGAAGGTCGTCCTCCCCGACCTCGCCGCCGGCTGCTCGATGGCCGACATGGCGACGGCCGAGCAGGTCGCCGAGTGCTGGGACGTGCTGACCGAGGCCGGCATAGCCGAGCAGGTCGTGCCGGTGTCGTACATGAACTCCTCCGCCGACATCAAGGCGTTCACGGGCAAGCACGGCGGCACGATCTGCACCTCGTCCAACGCCAAGAAGGCTCTCGATTGGGCCTTCGAGCAGGGCGAGAAGGTGCTGTTCCTGCCCGACCAGCACCTCGGCCGCAACACCGCGGTCCGGGACATGGGCATGTCCCTGGAGGACTGCGTCGTCTACAACCCGCACAAGCCGAACGGCGGGCTGACCGCCGACGAGCTGCGGGCGGCGAAGATGATCCTGTGGCGCGGCCACTGCTCGGTGCACGGCCGCTTCAGCCCGGAGTCGGTGGAAGACGTGCGCGCCCGGATCCCCGGCGTCAACGTGCTGGTCCACCCCGAGTGCAAGCACGAGGTCGTGGCCGCGGCGGACTACGTCGGTTCGACCGAGTACATCATCAAGGCCCTGGAGGCCGCCCCGGCCGGCTCCAAGTGGGCCATCGGGACCGAGCTGAATCTGGTACGCCGCCTGGCGAACCGTTTCGCGCCGGAGGGCAAGGAGATCGTCTTCCTCGACAAGACGGTCTGCTTCTGCTCGACGATGAACCGCATCGACCTGCCCCACCTGGTCTGGGCCCTGGAGTCGCTGGCCGAGGGCAACCTGGTCAACCGCATCGAGGTCGACAAGGAGACCGAGGCGTTCGCGAAGCTGGCGCTGGAGCGGATGCTGGCGCTGCCGTAG
- a CDS encoding PQQ-binding-like beta-propeller repeat protein, whose protein sequence is MPLHRDDPKSVGGYKLVDRLGAGGMGIVYRGRARSGREVAVKVVHAQYAEDEVFRARFLQEIESVRKVSGAFTAPVVDADPEAVRPWMATQYVPGRSLADRIREQGALRGGELRQVALGLVEALREIHRAGVVHRDLKPANVLMAEDGPRVIDFGISRAAENHHTLTETGQMIGTPPFMSPEQLTDARKVGPASDVFSLGALLVFCVTGRGPFDADSPYLTAYRVVHDEPVLEGVAGPLRAVLERCLAKDTKDRPGLDELAHEFAAVLPEPAEGDPPTMTRRPGAPRAGAETDPGIAVGRTTAGSGRRSRTRPLWAAVGTVGVLGLGLLGYMRYGPGFADDPPSVSPDPAAASAAPRWAALPAGWKPWQTGVTETAASGVTKAPDVNGADVAPHCAVDQGSVYCGGNALLPERIDGATGKTLWRAGIAPAGIPADRYTSTVVGVDGDVVLVQLLVNNASGFTQEQSLVALDRHSGEELWSRKVYNGSPPSIDVAGLVLMQEADGRTVTARSAADGKERWKIPLPAKHFCTLLDRAERPYVECVTDSADDDTQFIVIDPADGSVRRLASPADSGSFVGALDGKLLFVESDAEADVVAAGRDLTYTRIVRVDPESGKRAVTELPQRYRGTVALARGTLYFSKSTGQVTAASPLTGVKVWETRTTVESPGQLSVDAGGRTAYVASGSGRVAALDAARGTLLWESSTRAEVLASGITPVVLFDRGALVVAAADGTIFTLDPAHPDRTPVSAG, encoded by the coding sequence GTGCCGCTGCACAGGGACGACCCGAAGTCGGTCGGCGGCTACAAGCTGGTCGACCGGCTCGGGGCCGGAGGCATGGGGATCGTCTACCGGGGCAGGGCACGCTCGGGCCGCGAGGTCGCCGTCAAGGTGGTGCACGCCCAGTACGCCGAGGACGAGGTCTTCCGCGCCCGCTTCCTCCAGGAGATCGAGTCCGTCCGCAAGGTGAGCGGCGCCTTCACCGCGCCGGTCGTGGACGCCGACCCCGAGGCGGTACGGCCCTGGATGGCCACCCAGTACGTGCCCGGCCGCTCGCTCGCCGACCGGATCCGCGAGCAGGGCGCGCTGCGCGGCGGCGAACTGCGGCAGGTGGCCCTGGGGTTGGTGGAGGCCCTGCGGGAGATCCACCGGGCGGGGGTGGTGCACCGGGACCTCAAGCCGGCCAACGTCCTGATGGCCGAGGACGGTCCCCGCGTCATCGACTTCGGCATCTCCCGCGCTGCCGAGAACCACCACACCCTCACCGAGACCGGCCAGATGATCGGCACCCCGCCTTTCATGTCACCGGAACAGCTCACCGACGCCCGCAAGGTCGGCCCCGCCTCGGACGTCTTCTCGCTCGGCGCGCTGCTGGTGTTCTGCGTGACAGGCCGGGGCCCCTTCGACGCCGACAGCCCCTATCTGACCGCTTACCGGGTGGTCCACGACGAGCCGGTGCTGGAGGGGGTGGCGGGCCCGCTGCGCGCCGTCCTGGAGCGCTGCCTGGCCAAGGACACCAAGGACCGCCCCGGACTCGACGAACTGGCCCACGAGTTCGCGGCCGTCCTGCCCGAGCCCGCGGAGGGCGATCCGCCCACGATGACCCGGCGTCCGGGCGCACCGCGGGCCGGCGCGGAGACCGACCCGGGGATCGCCGTCGGCCGCACCACCGCCGGCTCCGGCCGCCGCAGCCGTACGCGTCCGTTGTGGGCCGCGGTCGGCACGGTCGGCGTGCTCGGCCTGGGGCTCCTGGGCTATATGCGGTACGGGCCGGGTTTCGCGGACGACCCGCCGTCGGTGAGCCCCGACCCGGCCGCCGCGTCCGCCGCGCCCCGCTGGGCAGCCCTCCCGGCCGGCTGGAAGCCGTGGCAGACGGGAGTGACCGAAACCGCCGCGAGCGGAGTGACGAAGGCGCCGGACGTGAACGGTGCGGACGTGGCGCCGCACTGCGCGGTGGACCAGGGCTCCGTCTACTGCGGCGGCAACGCACTCCTCCCGGAACGGATCGACGGCGCCACCGGCAAGACCCTCTGGCGCGCCGGCATCGCGCCGGCCGGCATCCCCGCCGACCGGTACACCTCGACGGTCGTCGGGGTCGACGGCGATGTGGTGCTCGTCCAACTCCTCGTCAACAACGCGTCCGGCTTCACCCAGGAGCAGTCCCTCGTCGCCCTCGACCGCCACAGCGGCGAGGAACTCTGGTCCCGGAAGGTGTACAACGGCAGCCCGCCGTCGATCGACGTCGCCGGACTCGTCCTCATGCAGGAGGCCGACGGCCGGACGGTGACCGCCCGCTCGGCGGCCGACGGCAAGGAGCGCTGGAAGATACCTCTGCCGGCGAAGCACTTCTGCACCCTGCTCGACAGGGCGGAGCGTCCGTACGTCGAGTGCGTCACCGACTCGGCGGACGACGACACGCAGTTCATCGTCATCGACCCCGCCGACGGCTCCGTGCGGCGCCTGGCCTCGCCCGCGGACAGCGGCAGCTTCGTCGGCGCCCTCGACGGGAAGCTGCTGTTCGTGGAGTCGGACGCGGAAGCGGACGTGGTCGCGGCCGGCAGAGACCTGACGTACACCCGTATCGTGCGCGTCGACCCCGAGAGCGGGAAGCGCGCGGTGACAGAACTGCCCCAGCGGTACCGGGGGACCGTGGCCCTGGCGCGCGGCACGCTCTACTTCTCCAAGTCCACCGGCCAGGTGACCGCCGCCTCCCCGCTGACGGGAGTGAAGGTGTGGGAGACCCGCACCACCGTGGAGTCGCCCGGCCAGCTCTCGGTGGATGCCGGCGGGCGCACCGCGTACGTGGCCAGTGGGAGCGGACGGGTGGCGGCCCTGGACGCGGCGCGGGGCACGCTGCTGTGGGAGTCCTCCACCCGCGCCGAGGTCCTGGCCAGCGGGATCACGCCCGTGGTGCTGTTCGACAGGGGCGCCCTGGTGGTGGCGGCCGCCGACGGCACGATCTTCACCCTCGACCCGGCCCACCCCGACCGGACACCGGTCTCGGCGGGGTGA